The Pseudomonas sp. S06B 330 genome contains the following window.
TGCCAGCTCCGCCGTGATGTTCTGGATGCTCGGCGGCTTGGGCCTGGCGCGCTGGGAGTTGCTGCCGATTCCGGCCATCAGCGTGTTGCTGGGCTTGACCCTGTTGCTGGGCATGGCCCGCGCGCTCAATGCACTGATGGCCGGCGAACAAACAGCGGTAACCCTCGGGCTCAACGCCCGTACGGTGCGCCTGCTGGCGTTCCTCATCTGTTCACTACTGACTGGAGTGCTGGTGGCGATCAGTGGCTCGATCGGCTTTGTCGGCCTGATGGTGCCGCATATTGCCCGGCGCCTGGTCGGTGCCGAGCACACCCGTCTGTTACCGGTGTGCCTGTTACTCGGCAGCCTGTTCCTAATCTGGGTCGATGTTGCTGCGCGCACCCTGATCTCGCCCGAGGACCTGCCCATCGGGATCGCCACGGCAGCGATCGGCGGTCTGTTTTTTATCGGCCTGATGCGCAAGCGTTGATTACCGTCAAGCACCCATTGGTCTTGAGACGTATTGTCGCGGTTGCGCCAGGAAGGCGCGTGTTAGCCTAACGCGCACAAGAGAACTGCTCTGAACGGAATGCCTAGCCTATGACCGTAAACCTGTCCCCGCAACACCCCTCGCCTGACCAACATGAACACCTCGAACGCAGCCTGTCCAACCGCCATATCCAATTGATCGCCATCGGTGGTGCCATCGGTACCGGGTTGTTCATGGGCTCGGGCAAGACCATCAGTCTGGCCGGTCCGTCGATCATCTTTGTCTACATGATCATTGGTTTCATGCTGTTCTTCGTCATGCGCGCCATGGGTGAACTGCTGCTGTCGAACCTGGAGTACAAGTCGTTCATCGACTTCTCCGCCGACCTGCTCGGCCCCTGGGCGGGTTATTTTACCGGCTGGACTTACTGGTTCTGCTGGATCATCACTGGCATTGCCGATGTGATTGCGATCTCTGCCTACTCGCAATTCTGGTTTCCCGACTTACCGCAATGGGCACCCGCACTGGCCTGTGTCGGCCTGCTGCTGTCGTTGAACCTGATCACGGTGAAGATGTTCGGCGAGATCGAATTCTGGTTCGCCATGATCAAGATCGTCGCCATCCTCGCCCTGGTCGGCACCGGCCTGTACATGGTCTTGGTCGGCTTCGAGTCACCGAGCGGGCGCAGTGCCGATCTGGCCAACCTATGGAACGATGGCGGCATGTTCCCGCATGGTTTGATGGGCTTCTTCGCCGGGTTTCAGATTGCCGTGTTTGCCTTCGTTGGTATCGAGCTGGTGGGCACCACCGCCGCTGAAGCGAAGAACCCCGAGCGCACCCTGCCACGGGCGATCAACTCGATCCCGGTGCGGATCATCGTGTTCTACGTGCTGGCCCTGATCACCATCATGGTGGTGACGCCATGGCGCGACGTGGTGCCGGGCAAGAGCCCGTTCGTTGAGCTATTCGTACTGGCTGGCCTGCCAG
Protein-coding sequences here:
- the cycA gene encoding D-serine/D-alanine/glycine transporter; the protein is MTVNLSPQHPSPDQHEHLERSLSNRHIQLIAIGGAIGTGLFMGSGKTISLAGPSIIFVYMIIGFMLFFVMRAMGELLLSNLEYKSFIDFSADLLGPWAGYFTGWTYWFCWIITGIADVIAISAYSQFWFPDLPQWAPALACVGLLLSLNLITVKMFGEIEFWFAMIKIVAILALVGTGLYMVLVGFESPSGRSADLANLWNDGGMFPHGLMGFFAGFQIAVFAFVGIELVGTTAAEAKNPERTLPRAINSIPVRIIVFYVLALITIMVVTPWRDVVPGKSPFVELFVLAGLPAAASIINFVVLTSAASSANSGVFSTSRMLFGLAQQGDAPRSFEHLSSRKVPANGLYFSCTCLLLGAALMYVIPDLIEAFTLVTTVSAILFMFVWTLILLSYLRYRKHRAALHQASKYKMPGGRFMSVVCLAFFAFILVLLSLESDTRQALIVTPLWFLLLAVTYQFVRRNRQQLATQQN